A region from the Mesorhizobium sp. J8 genome encodes:
- a CDS encoding cysteine desulfurase family protein has product MQSEAPIYLDFQATTPVDPRVLVEMLPYFSERWGNPHATNHAFGRSAANAIAAARSEVAALIGADPREMIFTSGATEANNLLLKGAAALMAAAGRPRIVTCATEHKAVIEVAQRLQRDGFSVTVLGVPSSGILDLASIERSLGPDVGLVSIMAVNNEIGVEQPIEGIGRLCRQHGALFHTDAAQAGGKIPLNVARMNIDLLSLSAHKLYGPQGIGAAFIRRSLRHQFTPLVDGGGQEGGLRAGTVPTALCVAFGAAARLARQEMESERSRLRSLRDRLLTLLGDARLGFVVNGELERRWPGNLNLSFRDVDAEALLMTVGERLALSSGSACTTRSIEPSHVISALTNDQDRIEGAVRIGFGRSTTPAEIDKAAEILIAAVQRLCSVRHTAMEDL; this is encoded by the coding sequence ATGCAAAGCGAAGCGCCTATCTACCTTGATTTTCAAGCGACCACACCGGTCGACCCACGTGTTCTCGTGGAGATGCTGCCGTATTTCAGCGAGCGGTGGGGAAACCCCCACGCCACCAATCACGCATTCGGGCGGAGCGCCGCCAATGCGATTGCTGCGGCCAGAAGTGAGGTTGCGGCGCTTATCGGCGCAGACCCGCGCGAAATGATCTTCACCTCTGGCGCAACTGAAGCGAACAACTTGCTGCTGAAGGGAGCTGCCGCGCTCATGGCTGCGGCGGGACGGCCGCGGATTGTGACCTGTGCCACCGAGCACAAGGCGGTTATCGAGGTTGCCCAGCGTCTTCAACGCGATGGCTTTTCCGTTACCGTTCTTGGAGTTCCGTCGTCGGGCATTCTCGACCTCGCGAGCATCGAGCGATCGCTTGGCCCGGATGTTGGGCTAGTATCAATCATGGCAGTCAACAACGAAATCGGTGTCGAACAACCGATTGAAGGCATTGGCCGTCTGTGCCGTCAGCATGGTGCGCTCTTCCACACTGATGCGGCGCAAGCCGGTGGCAAAATACCGCTCAACGTAGCTAGAATGAATATCGACTTGCTCAGCTTATCTGCGCACAAGCTCTACGGGCCGCAGGGTATTGGCGCAGCATTTATCCGCCGGTCGCTCCGGCATCAATTCACGCCGTTAGTCGACGGCGGCGGCCAGGAGGGGGGGCTGCGCGCGGGCACAGTGCCCACCGCATTGTGCGTCGCATTCGGCGCGGCCGCCCGGCTCGCGCGCCAAGAAATGGAAAGCGAACGCAGCCGGCTGCGAAGCCTTCGCGATCGCCTCCTTACTTTGCTTGGTGATGCCAGGCTCGGTTTCGTGGTCAATGGGGAGCTTGAACGACGTTGGCCCGGAAATCTGAACCTTAGCTTTCGCGACGTCGATGCCGAAGCCCTGCTGATGACAGTAGGCGAGAGGCTGGCATTGTCCTCGGGTTCGGCCTGCACGACACGATCAATTGAGCCCTCTCATGTGATCTCAGCGCTGACAAACGACCAGGACCGTATCGAAGGCGCAGTGCGGATCGGATTTGGGCGCTCGACGACGCCCGCGGAGATTGATAAGGCGGCAGAAATATTGATCGCTGCAGTGCAACGACTCTGTTCCGTTCGCCACACAGCAATGGAGGATCTGTAG
- a CDS encoding anti-phage deoxyguanosine triphosphatase, which yields MVWNERRSGWKLHDGDARSEADADYARVVHSGSFRRLQGKTQILNLGDSDFYRTRLTHSLEVAQLAASITRQLRHDNDGHAATRYLPDLAMIQAVGFTHDLGHPPFGHGGEVALNYCMRMQGGFEGNGQTLRILTKLEKFSKTHGADLTRRTLLGALKYPAPFSRTANPQLAPDVRPGTSTITLIDRKRSKPPKCYMDGEQDAVEWILEPLTETDRELFTSVQQVAGKHGQPLHKSFDCSIMDLADDIAFGVHDLEDALALKLVSENEFRQYVPEEACASHLDRLKRTYPTEFANDVYGGFVDMLFGDGRNRKHAISRIVGYFIANCLIDTVDGLEEPMVRYRAAMAAAAMKFLEALKKVVYNVVILSPAVQHLEFKGQRMVVSVFEVLQSEPEAFLPKDTLDLYRASADPIRVICDHVSGMTDSFLLRTYDRLFSPRMGSVFDKL from the coding sequence ATGGTGTGGAATGAACGTCGCAGCGGATGGAAATTGCATGACGGGGATGCCCGCAGCGAGGCCGACGCAGATTATGCACGCGTCGTGCATTCAGGATCGTTCCGGAGACTTCAGGGCAAAACCCAGATCCTTAACCTTGGTGACAGCGATTTCTATCGGACACGGCTGACGCATTCGCTCGAGGTCGCACAACTCGCCGCGAGCATCACTAGGCAGCTGCGACACGACAATGATGGTCATGCGGCCACGAGATACCTTCCTGACCTGGCCATGATTCAGGCAGTTGGTTTCACTCACGATCTCGGACATCCACCGTTTGGCCACGGCGGCGAAGTCGCACTTAATTATTGCATGCGAATGCAGGGTGGCTTTGAAGGCAATGGACAGACCCTGCGGATACTTACCAAGCTGGAAAAATTCTCAAAAACACACGGAGCGGACCTGACGCGTCGCACTTTGCTCGGTGCGCTGAAGTATCCAGCACCATTCAGCCGAACCGCCAATCCGCAACTTGCCCCGGACGTTCGTCCCGGAACCTCGACGATCACACTAATCGATCGCAAGCGGTCAAAACCCCCAAAGTGCTATATGGACGGTGAGCAGGACGCGGTGGAGTGGATCTTGGAGCCACTCACAGAAACTGACCGTGAGCTATTTACGTCGGTACAACAGGTTGCAGGCAAGCACGGTCAACCCCTTCACAAGTCATTTGACTGCAGCATTATGGATTTGGCCGACGACATCGCGTTTGGGGTTCACGATCTCGAGGATGCTCTGGCTCTCAAACTGGTGAGCGAGAACGAGTTCCGACAATACGTGCCGGAAGAAGCTTGCGCATCTCATCTCGATCGACTGAAGCGAACGTATCCAACCGAATTTGCAAACGACGTCTATGGCGGGTTCGTCGATATGCTTTTCGGAGATGGTAGAAACCGAAAACATGCAATCAGTCGAATCGTCGGATATTTCATAGCAAATTGCCTTATCGACACGGTCGACGGACTCGAGGAGCCGATGGTCCGCTACCGTGCGGCCATGGCAGCGGCGGCAATGAAATTTCTCGAAGCACTGAAAAAGGTCGTATACAACGTGGTAATCCTCAGCCCTGCCGTGCAACACCTGGAATTCAAAGGCCAGCGAATGGTGGTCTCGGTCTTCGAGGTTCTTCAGTCCGAACCGGAAGCTTTCCTGCCTAAAGACACGCTTGATCTTTACCGTGCGAGTGCCGACCCCATAAGGGTGATCTGCGACCACGTGTCTGGAATGACAGACAGCTTCCTTCTAAGGACTTACGACCGCCTTTTCAGCCCCCGCATGGGTTCGGTCTTCGATAAATTATGA
- a CDS encoding conjugal transfer protein TraG translates to MTPTKLLIGQIAVVFAIVILGVWAATQWCAHMLGHQPPLGGPWFAVADWRIYKPWKLFEWWFHFDAYAPEVFDKAGALAGATGFMGCAAAIAGSLWRARQRGLVTTYGSSRWAAAREMDKAGLFRPAGVFLGKLKDRYLRHDGPEHVMAFAPTRSGKGVGLVVPTLLSWTGSAVIHDIKGENWQLTAGWRSKFSYCLLFNPTDPRSAQYNPLLEVRKGSNEVRDVQNIADVLVDPEGALERRNHWEKTSHSLLVGAILHVLYAEEEKTLARVATFLSDPQRSFAATLQRMMTTNHLGSAEKPLVHPVVASAAREVLNKSENERSGVLSTAMSFLGLYRDPTVAAATSECDWRIADLMDAERPVSLYLVVPPSDISRTKPLVRLVLNQIGRRLTERLEGDPKKSRKHQLLMMLDEFPALGRLDFFETALAFMAGYGIRAYLIAQSLNQISKAYGENNAILDNCHVRIAFSSNDDRTAKRISDALGTATELRSMRNYAGHRLAPWLSHVMVSRQETARPLLTPGEVMQLPSSAELVLVSGLPPIRAQKLRYYEDQNFTERVLSAPVLRDGPYADCPAPRADDWGGQVRGLDRRLAAEDETAGAPLEDEGGVQQQRHPGLLEEHTVEAKEADQDELFKSADDDSEAPADKRVMDRISTAARAYGINEGRGDDKHIVPGF, encoded by the coding sequence ATGACGCCCACCAAGCTGCTGATCGGGCAGATCGCTGTGGTGTTTGCAATCGTCATCCTAGGCGTCTGGGCGGCAACACAATGGTGCGCCCATATGCTTGGCCATCAGCCTCCACTCGGCGGCCCCTGGTTTGCGGTGGCTGACTGGCGGATCTACAAGCCGTGGAAACTATTCGAATGGTGGTTCCATTTCGACGCCTATGCGCCTGAGGTCTTTGACAAGGCGGGCGCACTCGCCGGCGCCACCGGGTTCATGGGCTGTGCCGCTGCTATTGCAGGCTCGCTTTGGCGCGCCCGGCAGCGCGGTTTGGTCACCACCTATGGCTCCTCGCGATGGGCAGCGGCCCGGGAGATGGACAAGGCAGGGTTATTTCGGCCTGCCGGCGTTTTCCTCGGCAAGCTCAAGGACCGCTATCTGCGCCATGACGGGCCGGAACACGTCATGGCCTTCGCCCCGACACGTTCGGGTAAGGGCGTTGGGCTGGTCGTTCCGACGCTTCTTTCCTGGACTGGCTCGGCTGTCATTCACGACATCAAAGGCGAAAACTGGCAACTGACCGCCGGTTGGCGGTCGAAGTTCTCGTATTGCCTTTTGTTCAATCCAACCGATCCGAGGTCGGCGCAGTACAACCCGCTACTGGAGGTACGCAAAGGCTCGAATGAGGTCCGCGATGTCCAAAACATCGCCGACGTCCTCGTCGACCCGGAAGGTGCGTTGGAGCGGCGCAATCATTGGGAGAAGACCAGCCACTCACTCCTGGTTGGTGCCATCCTGCACGTGCTCTATGCCGAAGAGGAAAAGACGCTCGCCCGCGTCGCCACCTTCCTGTCGGACCCGCAACGCTCATTTGCCGCGACGCTGCAGCGGATGATGACCACCAACCATCTCGGCTCTGCGGAAAAGCCTCTGGTACATCCGGTCGTGGCCTCGGCGGCGCGCGAGGTCCTCAACAAATCTGAGAACGAGCGTTCAGGCGTTCTCTCGACGGCGATGTCGTTTCTCGGACTGTATCGGGATCCAACCGTGGCCGCGGCAACATCAGAGTGCGATTGGCGCATCGCCGACCTCATGGATGCTGAACGGCCGGTGTCGCTCTATCTGGTGGTGCCGCCATCGGACATTTCTCGGACCAAGCCGCTGGTGCGCCTGGTCCTCAACCAGATCGGCAGGCGGCTGACAGAACGGCTCGAGGGCGACCCGAAGAAGAGCCGAAAGCATCAACTGCTCATGATGCTGGACGAGTTCCCCGCACTTGGAAGGCTCGACTTCTTTGAAACAGCGCTAGCCTTCATGGCGGGGTACGGCATCCGGGCATATCTCATCGCGCAGTCCTTGAACCAGATCTCCAAAGCCTATGGAGAAAACAACGCCATCCTCGACAACTGCCATGTGCGCATTGCCTTTTCCTCCAACGATGACCGTACAGCCAAACGCATTTCGGACGCCCTCGGCACCGCGACGGAACTGAGGTCCATGCGCAACTATGCGGGCCATCGCCTGGCCCCTTGGCTTTCGCACGTCATGGTGAGCCGCCAGGAAACTGCCCGACCGCTGTTGACGCCGGGCGAGGTGATGCAGCTACCAAGCTCCGCCGAACTGGTGTTGGTTTCGGGGTTGCCGCCGATCCGCGCTCAAAAGCTTCGCTACTACGAGGACCAGAATTTCACCGAGCGGGTGCTGTCTGCGCCGGTGCTGCGCGACGGTCCCTACGCGGACTGTCCTGCGCCACGCGCCGATGACTGGGGCGGACAGGTGCGGGGGTTGGATCGTCGGCTTGCCGCCGAGGACGAGACTGCTGGCGCCCCACTCGAAGACGAGGGCGGCGTCCAGCAGCAACGTCATCCAGGCCTGCTCGAAGAACACACGGTGGAGGCTAAAGAGGCGGACCAGGACGAACTCTTCAAGTCCGCCGACGATGACAGTGAGGCGCCAGCTGACAAGCGAGTCATGGATCGGATTTCGACTGCGGCCCGCGCCTATGGCATCAACGAAGGAAGGGGCGACGACAAGCACATCGTGCCCGGCTTCTGA
- a CDS encoding CopG family transcriptional regulator, with the protein MKLHRIRHQFLLEPALSEKLDRLSRNPSTTKSAIVAKAVEAFIELRGENELDQRYGKRLDHLSRDLDHVRRDVEMILESLALFIRFSITLHAHTPVPDKATQAVAQERFDKFVEQVGRQIASGKRSFRNDDRKGGEG; encoded by the coding sequence ATGAAGCTTCACCGAATTCGTCACCAGTTTCTGCTTGAGCCTGCGTTGAGCGAGAAGCTGGATAGACTCAGCCGCAATCCCTCGACCACCAAATCGGCGATCGTGGCGAAAGCGGTCGAGGCCTTCATCGAGCTACGTGGCGAGAACGAGCTCGACCAGCGCTATGGCAAGCGACTCGACCATCTTTCACGCGACCTCGATCATGTCAGGCGCGATGTCGAAATGATCCTGGAGAGCTTGGCGCTCTTCATCCGCTTTTCCATCACCCTTCATGCGCACACGCCTGTGCCCGATAAGGCAACGCAGGCGGTTGCGCAGGAGCGCTTCGACAAGTTCGTCGAACAAGTCGGTCGGCAGATCGCGTCCGGCAAACGCTCGTTTCGCAACGACGACCGCAAGGGAGGGGAAGGATGA
- the trbB gene encoding P-type conjugative transfer ATPase TrbB codes for MSSHPEADLRRRAMLRTAMGPAITEALADPLVIEVMVNPDGALRLDRLGEGRVETGVHMHPSEAERIIRLVASHVRAEAHADNPIVSAELPSGERFEGLLPPVVLAPCLAIRKPAAKLYTLANYVADRFMLPPQADALKKAVRERRNILVAGGTSSGKTTLANALLAEVAECDERVILIEDTRELQCSAKDCVALRTRRGSVTLADLVRSTLRLRPDRIIVGEVRGAEALDMLKAWNTGHPGGIATVHANSARSALYRIEQLAQEAVVTVPRRLIADSVDLIVFIAGRGSSRRIETIAEVNGLDGSGDYAVTQLTLPQLQQL; via the coding sequence ATGAGTTCCCATCCGGAGGCCGACCTTCGCCGCCGCGCCATGCTGCGCACGGCCATGGGGCCGGCGATCACCGAGGCACTTGCCGATCCATTAGTTATCGAGGTGATGGTCAATCCCGACGGGGCGCTGCGACTCGACCGGTTAGGCGAAGGCCGGGTCGAAACCGGTGTGCATATGCATCCTTCCGAGGCGGAGCGGATCATCCGCCTGGTCGCTTCCCATGTGCGCGCCGAGGCGCATGCGGACAATCCGATTGTCAGTGCTGAGCTGCCGTCGGGCGAGCGCTTCGAAGGCCTGCTCCCGCCTGTTGTGCTGGCGCCATGCCTTGCCATCCGCAAGCCGGCCGCAAAACTCTACACCCTGGCCAACTATGTCGCCGACCGCTTCATGCTGCCGCCGCAGGCCGATGCGCTGAAAAAGGCGGTCCGCGAGCGGCGCAACATCCTGGTTGCAGGCGGCACTTCGTCGGGGAAGACAACGCTTGCCAATGCGCTCCTTGCGGAAGTCGCCGAATGCGACGAGCGGGTGATTCTGATTGAGGACACGCGCGAACTGCAATGCTCCGCGAAGGACTGCGTTGCCTTGAGGACGAGGCGGGGTTCGGTCACGCTTGCCGATCTCGTTCGCTCGACACTGAGGCTCCGGCCCGATCGCATCATCGTGGGCGAAGTGAGGGGCGCGGAAGCCCTCGACATGCTGAAGGCATGGAACACAGGGCATCCCGGCGGCATCGCAACGGTCCACGCCAATTCGGCGCGCTCGGCTCTTTATCGCATTGAGCAGCTTGCCCAGGAAGCCGTCGTCACCGTTCCCCGCCGGCTCATCGCCGATTCCGTCGACCTGATCGTGTTCATCGCCGGTCGCGGATCATCGCGCCGGATCGAAACGATAGCCGAGGTCAACGGCCTCGATGGCAGCGGCGATTACGCCGTCACCCAACTCACGCTTCCGCAACTCCAGCAGCTTTGA
- a CDS encoding TrbC/VirB2 family protein, with product MRKKLRFLSSTSYAFLLTAPAYAAGSGMPWEQPLQQILESVQGPVAKIVAVIIIITTGLTLAFGDTAGGFRRLIQIVFGLSIAFAASSFFLSFFSFGGGALVG from the coding sequence ATGCGCAAGAAGCTTCGCTTTCTTTCGTCCACCTCGTATGCGTTTCTGCTTACGGCCCCGGCCTACGCGGCCGGTTCAGGCATGCCGTGGGAACAGCCGCTGCAGCAGATACTGGAGTCGGTGCAGGGGCCGGTCGCCAAGATCGTTGCCGTGATCATCATCATCACCACTGGCCTTACCCTTGCCTTCGGCGACACCGCCGGCGGTTTCCGCCGATTGATCCAGATCGTCTTCGGCCTATCAATCGCCTTCGCGGCATCAAGCTTCTTCCTTTCCTTCTTCTCCTTCGGTGGCGGGGCACTCGTCGGATGA
- a CDS encoding VirB3 family type IV secretion system protein, translated as MSSGEQHIEGFEVLVHRALAEPILLGGAPRAVAILNGTVAAAVGLGLQQWIAGLVLWIAGQTLAVLAARRDPDFASVLVRHLRHKGWLAC; from the coding sequence ATGAGCAGCGGAGAGCAGCATATCGAAGGCTTCGAGGTTCTGGTCCATCGGGCGCTCGCCGAACCGATCCTGCTCGGCGGCGCGCCCCGAGCCGTAGCGATCCTCAATGGGACGGTGGCCGCGGCCGTCGGCCTTGGCTTGCAGCAATGGATTGCCGGACTGGTGCTCTGGATAGCCGGACAGACGCTCGCGGTCTTAGCCGCGAGGCGCGATCCGGATTTTGCCAGCGTGCTTGTCCGTCATCTTCGTCACAAGGGTTGGCTTGCATGCTGA
- the trbE gene encoding conjugal transfer protein TrbE, translated as MLKLSEYRGKADRLADHLPWAALVAPGIVLNKDGSFQRTLRFRGPDLESATEAELIGICARANNALRRLGSGWALFFEAERSEALGYPYSRFPDAASWLIDEERRAAFEGKVAHFESLYHLTLVFLPPPDRQARAESALVDSHNSGSTRDWRAELAWFRDETDRVLDLLSGFMPEVRALDDAETLTYLHGTISTRRHPVAVPETPMYLDAVLVDTPLTGGFEPMLGEQHLRTLTILGFPNVTRPAILDTLNHQDFAYRWVTRFIPLDKTEATKTLTRLRRQWFAKRKSIVAILREVVSNEPVPLVDSDADNKALDADAALQALGGDHVGFGYLTTTVTVWDQSREAAAEKIRAVERIVNGLGFTTIRESINAVEAWLGSLPGQVYANVRQPLVHTLNLVHLMPLSSVWAGPADNEHLAEVTSDHAPPLLFAETSGSTPFRLSTHIGDVGHMLVVGPTGAGKSVLLALIALQFRRYAGAQVYIFDKGNSARAATLAMGGEHHALGADGALAFQPLRNIDDQATRSWAAEWIIGLIAHENVTVTPEVKEAIWSALTSLATAPAQERTLTGLSVLLQSNALKSALMPYTLDGPFGRLLDADDDRLAISDVQCFETEELMHNQGAVLPVLTYLFHRLEERFDGRPTLLMLDEAWVYLDNPLFAARIREWLKVLRKKNVSVIFATQSLADIAGSSIAPAIIESCPQRIFLPNDRAVEPQARPAYERFGLNERQIELIARATPKRHYYLQSRRGNRLFELGMGLITIALCGASDPTSQTLINTVLSEDGQGSFVTRFLKARGLAWAAELLQQFPQPDTE; from the coding sequence ATGCTGAAGCTTTCCGAATACCGCGGCAAGGCCGACCGACTTGCCGATCATTTGCCATGGGCCGCATTGGTCGCGCCCGGAATTGTGCTCAATAAGGACGGCAGCTTCCAGCGGACGTTGCGGTTCCGTGGGCCCGATCTCGAAAGCGCGACGGAAGCCGAACTCATTGGCATCTGCGCGCGGGCGAACAATGCGCTGAGACGGCTCGGCTCCGGTTGGGCTTTGTTCTTCGAGGCCGAACGGAGCGAGGCGTTAGGATACCCTTATTCGCGTTTCCCCGATGCCGCGTCATGGCTGATTGACGAGGAACGGCGCGCGGCTTTCGAGGGCAAGGTCGCGCATTTCGAAAGCCTCTATCACTTGACCTTGGTATTCCTGCCGCCGCCGGATAGACAGGCGCGGGCGGAAAGCGCGCTCGTCGACTCCCATAATTCGGGAAGTACAAGAGACTGGCGCGCGGAACTGGCGTGGTTTCGTGATGAGACTGATCGCGTTCTAGATCTGCTGTCGGGCTTCATGCCCGAGGTGCGCGCGCTCGATGATGCTGAGACGCTGACTTACCTGCACGGCACGATCTCGACCCGTCGTCATCCGGTCGCCGTGCCAGAAACACCAATGTATCTCGACGCTGTCTTGGTCGATACGCCGCTCACAGGCGGCTTCGAGCCGATGCTGGGCGAACAGCATCTGCGAACCCTCACTATCCTCGGCTTTCCGAACGTCACGCGACCCGCGATCCTCGACACGCTTAATCACCAGGATTTCGCCTATCGCTGGGTGACACGCTTCATCCCGCTCGACAAGACGGAAGCCACAAAGACGCTGACGCGGTTGCGCAGGCAATGGTTTGCCAAGCGCAAATCGATTGTTGCCATCCTGCGCGAGGTCGTGAGCAACGAACCGGTGCCTCTCGTCGACAGCGATGCCGATAACAAGGCGCTCGATGCCGACGCAGCACTGCAGGCATTGGGCGGCGATCATGTCGGCTTTGGCTATCTCACCACGACGGTGACGGTGTGGGATCAGAGCCGTGAAGCCGCCGCGGAAAAAATTCGCGCCGTGGAGCGGATCGTTAATGGCCTGGGTTTCACCACGATCCGTGAGAGCATCAATGCGGTCGAGGCGTGGCTCGGCTCGCTGCCTGGGCAAGTCTATGCCAACGTGCGTCAGCCGCTCGTTCACACGTTGAACCTTGTCCACCTGATGCCGCTGTCGTCCGTGTGGGCCGGTCCAGCGGACAACGAGCATCTTGCCGAGGTCACCAGTGATCACGCGCCGCCGCTTCTTTTCGCCGAGACCAGCGGCTCTACTCCATTCCGGCTTTCCACTCATATCGGAGATGTCGGTCACATGCTGGTCGTCGGCCCGACTGGCGCCGGCAAGTCGGTTCTGCTTGCTCTGATCGCTTTGCAGTTCCGGCGTTATGCCGGCGCTCAGGTCTACATCTTCGACAAGGGCAATTCGGCTCGTGCGGCAACGCTTGCCATGGGCGGCGAACACCATGCGCTCGGCGCGGACGGCGCGCTTGCCTTCCAGCCGCTGCGCAACATCGACGATCAGGCAACCCGCAGCTGGGCGGCTGAATGGATCATCGGCCTCATTGCCCATGAGAACGTCACCGTCACCCCGGAGGTGAAGGAGGCGATCTGGTCCGCGCTCACCAGCCTTGCCACCGCGCCGGCGCAGGAACGCACGCTGACCGGCCTGTCGGTCCTGCTTCAGTCCAATGCGCTGAAGTCCGCCTTGATGCCCTATACGCTCGACGGCCCCTTCGGCCGGCTGCTCGATGCCGATGACGATCGGCTGGCCATCTCGGATGTGCAGTGCTTCGAGACCGAGGAGCTGATGCACAACCAGGGCGCCGTACTGCCGGTGCTCACCTATTTGTTCCATCGTCTCGAGGAGAGGTTCGACGGGCGGCCGACGCTGCTCATGCTAGATGAAGCCTGGGTCTATCTCGACAACCCGCTCTTTGCAGCCCGCATCCGCGAATGGTTGAAGGTGCTGCGCAAGAAGAACGTGTCGGTCATCTTCGCCACCCAGTCGCTTGCCGACATCGCTGGTTCTTCTATTGCGCCCGCGATCATCGAGAGCTGCCCCCAGCGCATTTTTCTTCCCAATGATCGTGCGGTCGAACCACAGGCGCGGCCCGCCTATGAGCGCTTCGGTTTGAACGAGCGGCAGATCGAATTGATCGCCCGCGCCACCCCGAAGCGGCACTACTATCTGCAGTCGCGCCGCGGCAACCGGCTCTTCGAGCTGGGCATGGGTCTCATCACCATCGCTCTTTGCGGCGCGTCCGATCCGACCTCGCAGACCCTCATCAACACCGTCCTGTCCGAAGACGGGCAGGGCAGTTTTGTCACCCGCTTCCTCAAAGCGCGCGGCCTCGCCTGGGCTGCCGAGCTTCTCCAGCAATTCCCTCAACCAGACACGGAGTAA
- the trbJ gene encoding P-type conjugative transfer protein TrbJ — translation MMGRRFFTSLITISLMAKPMADYIQPAHALIVFDPSNYIQNVLSAARALEQINNQIQSLQNQATMLQNMARNLQRLDFSSVGQLTGSLQRIDGLMRQASGLSFDLDKLQDQWRQQYPESYDATIKVSDVASAARERWQSAMQAFRQTMSAQSQIVENVRADGDLLTDLVNRSQGAAGALEASQATNQLIALSTKQQLQIQTLLATQFRAEAEDAARKAQSEEAAREMTKRFLGSGTAYRGN, via the coding sequence ATGATGGGACGCCGCTTTTTCACCAGCCTGATCACCATTTCCCTGATGGCCAAACCGATGGCCGACTACATCCAACCGGCCCATGCCCTTATCGTGTTCGACCCGTCTAACTACATACAGAATGTGCTGTCGGCGGCACGCGCATTGGAGCAAATCAACAACCAGATCCAATCGCTGCAGAACCAGGCGACTATGCTGCAGAACATGGCGCGCAATCTTCAGCGTCTGGATTTCTCGTCCGTCGGCCAGCTTACCGGCTCGCTCCAACGGATCGACGGTCTGATGAGGCAAGCGAGCGGCCTGAGCTTTGATCTCGACAAGCTCCAGGACCAGTGGCGCCAGCAATATCCGGAAAGCTACGACGCCACCATCAAGGTCAGCGATGTGGCGAGCGCCGCGCGCGAGCGCTGGCAGAGTGCCATGCAAGCATTTCGCCAGACCATGAGCGCTCAGTCGCAGATCGTTGAGAACGTTCGCGCCGACGGCGACCTGCTTACCGATCTTGTTAATCGCAGCCAGGGTGCGGCCGGTGCGCTTGAGGCAAGCCAGGCCACCAACCAGCTGATCGCGCTGTCGACCAAGCAGCAGTTGCAGATCCAGACGCTACTTGCGACGCAGTTCCGGGCCGAGGCCGAGGATGCGGCGCGCAAGGCGCAGTCCGAGGAAGCCGCCCGCGAGATGACCAAACGCTTCCTCGGCAGCGGCACCGCCTATCGCGGCAACTGA